The following are from one region of the Oncorhynchus masou masou isolate Uvic2021 chromosome 24, UVic_Omas_1.1, whole genome shotgun sequence genome:
- the LOC135513022 gene encoding circadian locomoter output cycles protein kaput-like isoform X2: MTSSIGGDDASSIFDGLMEEDEKDKAKRVSRNKSEKKRRDQFNVLIKELGTMLPGNTRKMDKSTILQKSIDFLRKHKEIAAQSESSEIRQDWKPPFLSNEEFTQLMLEALDGFFLAIMTDGNIIYVSESVTSLLEHLPSDLVDQNLLNFLPLGEHSDVYKALSSHILEGETLTPEYLKTKNQLEFCCHMLRGTIDPKEPPVYEYVKFIGNFKSLNNVPNSTRNGLEGVIQRSLRPAFEDRVCFIATVRLAKPQFIKEMCTVEEPNEEFTSRHSLEWKFLFLDHRAPPIIGYLPFEVLGTSGYDYYHVDDLETLAKCHEHLMQYGKGKSCYYRFLTKGQQWIWLQTHYYITYHQWNSRPEFIVCTHTVVSYAEVRAEQRRELGIVEESPPEISAVDKQSQDSGSESQHQLNTSSLKEALEGFDRSRTPSASSHSSRKSSSHTVISNPASPKLKTDRGTPGCQSISAIEMTSQRRSSISSQQSMSSQHTQNTGQNMTPSMVPQQQPQQQQQQLQQQQPPPQQQQLQIQPSVQFSTQLDAMQHLKEQLEQRTRMIEANIQRQQQELRQIQEELNKVQGHGLQMFLQPGTSGLSLGSVQLAHGTTMQPGGALSMHGQVVSAGSLQGSTPQQHTVQQQPQQQSQPQQQNLLRDTSSVLSQSSVRSTHSLPPQQSALPASLYNTMMISQPNQANVVQIATGLAQNSSNNTAAMANFAQDRSGQIRFPAGSQLLTKLVTGPMACGAVMVPTTMFMGQVVTAFAPQQGQTQTISIAQQQPQQQEQQAQSQAEATQQGLAQQQTQFLQGPRLLHGNQSTQLILQTAFPLQQQGAFASTQHQQQQQLQQQHQQQQQQLQQQQQQQQQQLQQQQQQEQQLASHRADSMSGRSSTQPQ, translated from the exons GGATGACGCCAGCAGTATCTTTGATGGGTTAATGGAAGAAGATGAAAAGGACAAAGCAAAACG AGTGTCCCGTAACAAGTCTGAGAAGAAGCGCAGAGACCAGTTCAATGTCCTCATCAAGGAGCTGGGTACCATGCTGCCAGGCAACACCCGAAAGATGGACAAGTCCACCATCTTACAGAAGAGCATCGACTTCCTACGCAAGCATAAAG aaATAGCTGCGCAGTCAGAGTCGAGTGAGATCCGACAGGACTGGAAACCTCCTTTTCTTAGTAATGAAGAGTTCACACAGCTGATGCTGGAG GCATTAGACGGCTTCTTCCTAGCAATTATGACAGATGGGAACATAATCTATGTCTCAGAGAGTGTTACATCTCTACTGGAACATCTTCCT TCTGACCTGGTGGATCAGAACCTGTTGAACTTCCTGCCCCTGGGGGAACATTCAGACGTGTATAAAGCCCTGTCATCTCACATACTGGAGGGAGAGACGCTAACGCCAGAGTATCTCAAGA CGAAAAACCAGTTAGAATTCTGTTGCCACATGCTCCGAGGGACGATTGACCCCAAAGAGCCTCCTGTGTATGAGTATGTTAAGTTCATCGGAAACTTCAAGTCCCTGAATAATG TGCCTAACTCAACCCGAAATGGCTTGGAAGGGGTGATCCAGCGGTCACTCCGACCCGCTTTTGAGGACCGAGTCTGTTTCATAGCAACTGTGAGATTAGCCAAACCACAGTTTATCAAG GAGATGTGCACTGTTGAAGAACCCAATGAAGAATTCACCTCTAGACACAGCTTAGAATGGAAGTTCCTCTTCTTGGACCACAG GGCTCCGCCCATAATAGGTTACCTGCCGTTTGAGGTTCTGGGTACATCTGGATATGACTACTACcatgtagatgacctggagacaCTGGCCAAATGCCACGAACACT TAATGCAGTATGGGAAGGGGAAATCGTGCTACTACAGGTTTCTCACCAAAGGTCAACAGTGGATCTGGCTCCAGACCCATTActacatcacctaccaccagtgGAACTCCAGGCCCGAGTTCATCGTCTGCACGCACACTGTCGTCAG CTATGCTGAGGTGAGGGCTGAACAGCGCAGAGAGCTGGGGATTGTTGAGGAGTCACCGCCAGAGATCTCTGCAGTAGATAAG CAGTCTCAGGACTCTGGTTCTGAGTCTCAACACCAGCTCAACACCTCCAGTCTGAAGGAGGCCCTAGAGGGCTTTGACCGCAGCCGGACGCCCTCGGCCTCCTCACACAGCTCCCGCAAGTCCTCGTCCCACACTGTCATCTCCAACCCAGCCT CACCTAAGCTTAAGACAGACAGGGGTACACCGGGATGCCAGTCCATCTCTGCTATTGAGATGACATCACAGCGAAGATCATCCATCAGCAGTCAG CAATCGATGAGCTCCCAGCACACCCAGAACACAGGGCAGAACATGACCCCATCCATGGTTCCACAACAACAAccgcagcagcagcaacaacaactgcAACAGCAACAACCACCACCTCAACAGCAGCAGCTTCAGATCCAGCCCAGTGTCCAG TTTTCCACCCAGCTGGACGCAATGCAGCACCTGAAGGAGCAGCTGGAGCAGAGGACCAGGATGATCGAGGCCAACATccagaggcagcagcaggagctcaGGCAGATCCAGGAAGAGCTCAACAAGGTGCAGGGCCATGGCCTACAG ATGTTTCTCCAGCCGGGTACAAGTGGGCTGAGCCTGGGCTCTGTGCAGCTGGCACACGGGACCACCATGCAGCCAGGGGGTGCTCTCTCCATGCATGGCCAAGTGGTGTCTGCAGGCAGTCTGCAGGGCAGCACTCCACAGCAGCACACGGTCCAACAACAACCCCAGCAGCAGTCCCAGCCCCAACAACAGAACCTGTTACGAGACACCAGCTCTGTCCTCTCACAGTCTTCAGTGCGGTCGACTCACTCTCTGCCGCCCCAGCAGAGTGCCCTGCCGGCTTCCCTATACAACACCATGATGATCTCTCAGCCCAATCAGGCCAATGTGGTCCAGATCGCTACCGGCCTGGCCCAGAACAGCAGCAACAACACAGCTGCCATGGCAAACTTTGCCCAGGACCGCTCGGGACAGATCAG gTTCCCTGCTGGCTCTCAGTTGCTGACTAAGCTGGTGACTGGGCCGATGGCGTGTGGAGCGGTGATGGTCCCTACAACCATGTTCATGGGCCAGGTGGTGACAGCATTTGCTCCTCAGCAGGGCCAGACTCAGACCATCAGCATTGCCCAGCAGCAGCctcagcagcaggagcagcaggctCAGTCTCAGGCCGAAGCTACACAGCAAGGGCTGGCCCAGCAACAAACACAGTTCCTCCAG GGCCCTCGGCTGCTCCATGGAAACCAGTCCACCCAGTTGATCCTGCAAACAGCGTTCCCACTGCAGCAGCAAGGAGCCTTCGCCAGCAcacaacaccagcagcagcagcagctacaacagcaacatcagcagcagcagcaacaactccagcagcagcaacaacaacagcaacaacagctccaacaacagcagcaacaggagCAGCAGCTGGCCTCTCACAGGGCAGATAGCATGTCAGGCCGCTCCAGCACACAGCCCCAGTAA
- the LOC135513022 gene encoding circadian locomoter output cycles protein kaput-like isoform X3: MALDGFFLAIMTDGNIIYVSESVTSLLEHLPSDLVDQNLLNFLPLGEHSDVYKALSSHILEGETLTPEYLKTKNQLEFCCHMLRGTIDPKEPPVYEYVKFIGNFKSLNNVPNSTRNGLEGVIQRSLRPAFEDRVCFIATVRLAKPQFIKEMCTVEEPNEEFTSRHSLEWKFLFLDHRAPPIIGYLPFEVLGTSGYDYYHVDDLETLAKCHEHLMQYGKGKSCYYRFLTKGQQWIWLQTHYYITYHQWNSRPEFIVCTHTVVSYAEVRAEQRRELGIVEESPPEISAVDKQSQDSGSESQHQLNTSSLKEALEGFDRSRTPSASSHSSRKSSSHTVISNPASPKLKTDRGTPGCQSISAIEMTSQRRSSISSQQSMSSQHTQNTGQNMTPSMVPQQQPQQQQQQLQQQQPPPQQQQLQIQPSVQFSTQLDAMQHLKEQLEQRTRMIEANIQRQQQELRQIQEELNKVQGHGLQMFLQPGTSGLSLGSVQLAHGTTMQPGGALSMHGQVVSAGSLQGSTPQQHTVQQQPQQQSQPQQQNLLRDTSSVLSQSSVRSTHSLPPQQSALPASLYNTMMISQPNQANVVQIATGLAQNSSNNTAAMANFAQDRSGQIRYTMPPTGFPAGSQLLTKLVTGPMACGAVMVPTTMFMGQVVTAFAPQQGQTQTISIAQQQPQQQEQQAQSQAEATQQGLAQQQTQFLQGPRLLHGNQSTQLILQTAFPLQQQGAFASTQHQQQQQLQQQHQQQQQQLQQQQQQQQQQLQQQQQQEQQLASHRADSMSGRSSTQPQ; the protein is encoded by the exons ATG GCATTAGACGGCTTCTTCCTAGCAATTATGACAGATGGGAACATAATCTATGTCTCAGAGAGTGTTACATCTCTACTGGAACATCTTCCT TCTGACCTGGTGGATCAGAACCTGTTGAACTTCCTGCCCCTGGGGGAACATTCAGACGTGTATAAAGCCCTGTCATCTCACATACTGGAGGGAGAGACGCTAACGCCAGAGTATCTCAAGA CGAAAAACCAGTTAGAATTCTGTTGCCACATGCTCCGAGGGACGATTGACCCCAAAGAGCCTCCTGTGTATGAGTATGTTAAGTTCATCGGAAACTTCAAGTCCCTGAATAATG TGCCTAACTCAACCCGAAATGGCTTGGAAGGGGTGATCCAGCGGTCACTCCGACCCGCTTTTGAGGACCGAGTCTGTTTCATAGCAACTGTGAGATTAGCCAAACCACAGTTTATCAAG GAGATGTGCACTGTTGAAGAACCCAATGAAGAATTCACCTCTAGACACAGCTTAGAATGGAAGTTCCTCTTCTTGGACCACAG GGCTCCGCCCATAATAGGTTACCTGCCGTTTGAGGTTCTGGGTACATCTGGATATGACTACTACcatgtagatgacctggagacaCTGGCCAAATGCCACGAACACT TAATGCAGTATGGGAAGGGGAAATCGTGCTACTACAGGTTTCTCACCAAAGGTCAACAGTGGATCTGGCTCCAGACCCATTActacatcacctaccaccagtgGAACTCCAGGCCCGAGTTCATCGTCTGCACGCACACTGTCGTCAG CTATGCTGAGGTGAGGGCTGAACAGCGCAGAGAGCTGGGGATTGTTGAGGAGTCACCGCCAGAGATCTCTGCAGTAGATAAG CAGTCTCAGGACTCTGGTTCTGAGTCTCAACACCAGCTCAACACCTCCAGTCTGAAGGAGGCCCTAGAGGGCTTTGACCGCAGCCGGACGCCCTCGGCCTCCTCACACAGCTCCCGCAAGTCCTCGTCCCACACTGTCATCTCCAACCCAGCCT CACCTAAGCTTAAGACAGACAGGGGTACACCGGGATGCCAGTCCATCTCTGCTATTGAGATGACATCACAGCGAAGATCATCCATCAGCAGTCAG CAATCGATGAGCTCCCAGCACACCCAGAACACAGGGCAGAACATGACCCCATCCATGGTTCCACAACAACAAccgcagcagcagcaacaacaactgcAACAGCAACAACCACCACCTCAACAGCAGCAGCTTCAGATCCAGCCCAGTGTCCAG TTTTCCACCCAGCTGGACGCAATGCAGCACCTGAAGGAGCAGCTGGAGCAGAGGACCAGGATGATCGAGGCCAACATccagaggcagcagcaggagctcaGGCAGATCCAGGAAGAGCTCAACAAGGTGCAGGGCCATGGCCTACAG ATGTTTCTCCAGCCGGGTACAAGTGGGCTGAGCCTGGGCTCTGTGCAGCTGGCACACGGGACCACCATGCAGCCAGGGGGTGCTCTCTCCATGCATGGCCAAGTGGTGTCTGCAGGCAGTCTGCAGGGCAGCACTCCACAGCAGCACACGGTCCAACAACAACCCCAGCAGCAGTCCCAGCCCCAACAACAGAACCTGTTACGAGACACCAGCTCTGTCCTCTCACAGTCTTCAGTGCGGTCGACTCACTCTCTGCCGCCCCAGCAGAGTGCCCTGCCGGCTTCCCTATACAACACCATGATGATCTCTCAGCCCAATCAGGCCAATGTGGTCCAGATCGCTACCGGCCTGGCCCAGAACAGCAGCAACAACACAGCTGCCATGGCAAACTTTGCCCAGGACCGCTCGGGACAGATCAGGTACACGATGCCACCAACAGG gTTCCCTGCTGGCTCTCAGTTGCTGACTAAGCTGGTGACTGGGCCGATGGCGTGTGGAGCGGTGATGGTCCCTACAACCATGTTCATGGGCCAGGTGGTGACAGCATTTGCTCCTCAGCAGGGCCAGACTCAGACCATCAGCATTGCCCAGCAGCAGCctcagcagcaggagcagcaggctCAGTCTCAGGCCGAAGCTACACAGCAAGGGCTGGCCCAGCAACAAACACAGTTCCTCCAG GGCCCTCGGCTGCTCCATGGAAACCAGTCCACCCAGTTGATCCTGCAAACAGCGTTCCCACTGCAGCAGCAAGGAGCCTTCGCCAGCAcacaacaccagcagcagcagcagctacaacagcaacatcagcagcagcagcaacaactccagcagcagcaacaacaacagcaacaacagctccaacaacagcagcaacaggagCAGCAGCTGGCCTCTCACAGGGCAGATAGCATGTCAGGCCGCTCCAGCACACAGCCCCAGTAA
- the LOC135513021 gene encoding putative divalent cation/proton antiporter TMEM165: MLLLAGVRDGRANRSVICVLLPMAVAVLLSVGVAGIQEENKHVQEQTPQEKAPTAHAIGPEVSGNDSSKSENLGFIHAFVAAISVIIVSELGDKTFFIAAIMAMRYNRLTVLLGAMLALGFMTCISVMFGYATTIIPRIYTYYVSTALFAIFGVRMLREGLKMSPDEGQEELEEVQADIKKKDEELQMSKLLNGAADVESGSSHPQRKWHSFISPVFIQAFTLTFLAEWGDRSQLTTIILGAQEDPFGVAVGGTLGHCLCTGLAVVGGRMIAQKISVRTVTIIGGIMFLAFAFSALFIKPDAGF, encoded by the exons ATGCTTCTCCTGGCCGGCGTAAGGGATGGAAGGGCTAACAGAAGTGTGATATGCGTCCTGCTGCCCATGGCTGTCGCGGTGTTGCTGTCGGTCGGAGTTGCTGGGATccaggaggaaaacaaacatgTCCAAGAACAAACGCCACAAGAG AAAGCACCTACTGCTCATGCCATTGGCCCCGAGGTCAGTGGAAATGACTCCAGCAAATCCGAGAACCTGGGCTTCATCCATGCCTTTGTAGCTGCCATCTCTGTCATCATTGTCTCTGAGCTGGGAGACAAGACGTTCTTCATCGCTGCCATCATGGCAATGCGCTACAACCGCCTCACCGTGCTGTTGGGGGCAATGCTAGCCCTTGGCTTTATGACCTGCATCTCGG TGATGTTTGGTTATGCCACCACCATCATCCCCAGGATCTACACATACTACGTGTCTACGGCTCTGTTCGCCATCTTTGGTGTGCGCatgctgagagaggggctgaagaTGAGTCCAGATGAGGGtcaggaggagctggaggaggtgCAGGCTGATATTAAAAAGAAGGATGAGGag CTGCAGATGTCTAAGCTGCTAAATGGAGCTGCAGATGTGGAGTCGGGCTCAAGCCACCCTCAGAGGAAGTGGCACAGCTTCATCTCGCCTGTGTTCATCCAGGCCTTTACCCTCACCTTCCTGGCAGAGTGGGGAGACCGCTCTCAGCTCACCACCATCATCCTGGGTGCCCAGGAG GATCCTTTTGGAGTGGCGGTGGGTGGTACTCTGGGGCACTGTCTGTGCACAGGACTGGCTGTGGTTGGAGGAAGGATGATTGCACAGAAGATTTCTGTCAGAACTG TTACAATCATTGGTGGGATCATGTTCCTGGCCTTTGCCTTCTCTGCCCTCTTCATCAAACCGGATGCTGGGTTCTAA
- the LOC135513022 gene encoding circadian locomoter output cycles protein kaput-like isoform X1, whose product MTSSIGGDDASSIFDGLMEEDEKDKAKRVSRNKSEKKRRDQFNVLIKELGTMLPGNTRKMDKSTILQKSIDFLRKHKEIAAQSESSEIRQDWKPPFLSNEEFTQLMLEALDGFFLAIMTDGNIIYVSESVTSLLEHLPSDLVDQNLLNFLPLGEHSDVYKALSSHILEGETLTPEYLKTKNQLEFCCHMLRGTIDPKEPPVYEYVKFIGNFKSLNNVPNSTRNGLEGVIQRSLRPAFEDRVCFIATVRLAKPQFIKEMCTVEEPNEEFTSRHSLEWKFLFLDHRAPPIIGYLPFEVLGTSGYDYYHVDDLETLAKCHEHLMQYGKGKSCYYRFLTKGQQWIWLQTHYYITYHQWNSRPEFIVCTHTVVSYAEVRAEQRRELGIVEESPPEISAVDKQSQDSGSESQHQLNTSSLKEALEGFDRSRTPSASSHSSRKSSSHTVISNPASPKLKTDRGTPGCQSISAIEMTSQRRSSISSQQSMSSQHTQNTGQNMTPSMVPQQQPQQQQQQLQQQQPPPQQQQLQIQPSVQFSTQLDAMQHLKEQLEQRTRMIEANIQRQQQELRQIQEELNKVQGHGLQMFLQPGTSGLSLGSVQLAHGTTMQPGGALSMHGQVVSAGSLQGSTPQQHTVQQQPQQQSQPQQQNLLRDTSSVLSQSSVRSTHSLPPQQSALPASLYNTMMISQPNQANVVQIATGLAQNSSNNTAAMANFAQDRSGQIRYTMPPTGFPAGSQLLTKLVTGPMACGAVMVPTTMFMGQVVTAFAPQQGQTQTISIAQQQPQQQEQQAQSQAEATQQGLAQQQTQFLQGPRLLHGNQSTQLILQTAFPLQQQGAFASTQHQQQQQLQQQHQQQQQQLQQQQQQQQQQLQQQQQQEQQLASHRADSMSGRSSTQPQ is encoded by the exons GGATGACGCCAGCAGTATCTTTGATGGGTTAATGGAAGAAGATGAAAAGGACAAAGCAAAACG AGTGTCCCGTAACAAGTCTGAGAAGAAGCGCAGAGACCAGTTCAATGTCCTCATCAAGGAGCTGGGTACCATGCTGCCAGGCAACACCCGAAAGATGGACAAGTCCACCATCTTACAGAAGAGCATCGACTTCCTACGCAAGCATAAAG aaATAGCTGCGCAGTCAGAGTCGAGTGAGATCCGACAGGACTGGAAACCTCCTTTTCTTAGTAATGAAGAGTTCACACAGCTGATGCTGGAG GCATTAGACGGCTTCTTCCTAGCAATTATGACAGATGGGAACATAATCTATGTCTCAGAGAGTGTTACATCTCTACTGGAACATCTTCCT TCTGACCTGGTGGATCAGAACCTGTTGAACTTCCTGCCCCTGGGGGAACATTCAGACGTGTATAAAGCCCTGTCATCTCACATACTGGAGGGAGAGACGCTAACGCCAGAGTATCTCAAGA CGAAAAACCAGTTAGAATTCTGTTGCCACATGCTCCGAGGGACGATTGACCCCAAAGAGCCTCCTGTGTATGAGTATGTTAAGTTCATCGGAAACTTCAAGTCCCTGAATAATG TGCCTAACTCAACCCGAAATGGCTTGGAAGGGGTGATCCAGCGGTCACTCCGACCCGCTTTTGAGGACCGAGTCTGTTTCATAGCAACTGTGAGATTAGCCAAACCACAGTTTATCAAG GAGATGTGCACTGTTGAAGAACCCAATGAAGAATTCACCTCTAGACACAGCTTAGAATGGAAGTTCCTCTTCTTGGACCACAG GGCTCCGCCCATAATAGGTTACCTGCCGTTTGAGGTTCTGGGTACATCTGGATATGACTACTACcatgtagatgacctggagacaCTGGCCAAATGCCACGAACACT TAATGCAGTATGGGAAGGGGAAATCGTGCTACTACAGGTTTCTCACCAAAGGTCAACAGTGGATCTGGCTCCAGACCCATTActacatcacctaccaccagtgGAACTCCAGGCCCGAGTTCATCGTCTGCACGCACACTGTCGTCAG CTATGCTGAGGTGAGGGCTGAACAGCGCAGAGAGCTGGGGATTGTTGAGGAGTCACCGCCAGAGATCTCTGCAGTAGATAAG CAGTCTCAGGACTCTGGTTCTGAGTCTCAACACCAGCTCAACACCTCCAGTCTGAAGGAGGCCCTAGAGGGCTTTGACCGCAGCCGGACGCCCTCGGCCTCCTCACACAGCTCCCGCAAGTCCTCGTCCCACACTGTCATCTCCAACCCAGCCT CACCTAAGCTTAAGACAGACAGGGGTACACCGGGATGCCAGTCCATCTCTGCTATTGAGATGACATCACAGCGAAGATCATCCATCAGCAGTCAG CAATCGATGAGCTCCCAGCACACCCAGAACACAGGGCAGAACATGACCCCATCCATGGTTCCACAACAACAAccgcagcagcagcaacaacaactgcAACAGCAACAACCACCACCTCAACAGCAGCAGCTTCAGATCCAGCCCAGTGTCCAG TTTTCCACCCAGCTGGACGCAATGCAGCACCTGAAGGAGCAGCTGGAGCAGAGGACCAGGATGATCGAGGCCAACATccagaggcagcagcaggagctcaGGCAGATCCAGGAAGAGCTCAACAAGGTGCAGGGCCATGGCCTACAG ATGTTTCTCCAGCCGGGTACAAGTGGGCTGAGCCTGGGCTCTGTGCAGCTGGCACACGGGACCACCATGCAGCCAGGGGGTGCTCTCTCCATGCATGGCCAAGTGGTGTCTGCAGGCAGTCTGCAGGGCAGCACTCCACAGCAGCACACGGTCCAACAACAACCCCAGCAGCAGTCCCAGCCCCAACAACAGAACCTGTTACGAGACACCAGCTCTGTCCTCTCACAGTCTTCAGTGCGGTCGACTCACTCTCTGCCGCCCCAGCAGAGTGCCCTGCCGGCTTCCCTATACAACACCATGATGATCTCTCAGCCCAATCAGGCCAATGTGGTCCAGATCGCTACCGGCCTGGCCCAGAACAGCAGCAACAACACAGCTGCCATGGCAAACTTTGCCCAGGACCGCTCGGGACAGATCAGGTACACGATGCCACCAACAGG gTTCCCTGCTGGCTCTCAGTTGCTGACTAAGCTGGTGACTGGGCCGATGGCGTGTGGAGCGGTGATGGTCCCTACAACCATGTTCATGGGCCAGGTGGTGACAGCATTTGCTCCTCAGCAGGGCCAGACTCAGACCATCAGCATTGCCCAGCAGCAGCctcagcagcaggagcagcaggctCAGTCTCAGGCCGAAGCTACACAGCAAGGGCTGGCCCAGCAACAAACACAGTTCCTCCAG GGCCCTCGGCTGCTCCATGGAAACCAGTCCACCCAGTTGATCCTGCAAACAGCGTTCCCACTGCAGCAGCAAGGAGCCTTCGCCAGCAcacaacaccagcagcagcagcagctacaacagcaacatcagcagcagcagcaacaactccagcagcagcaacaacaacagcaacaacagctccaacaacagcagcaacaggagCAGCAGCTGGCCTCTCACAGGGCAGATAGCATGTCAGGCCGCTCCAGCACACAGCCCCAGTAA